The window ACCAGCCTTACGAGCGGATCGCTCTGGAGGCGGAGCCCATCCCCCGCGTTGTTCTGCGCCGGGACGGCCACGTGTGGGAGCCGGGCGGACCGAAGCCGTTGCGCCTGGAGAAGACCCTGGAGGTTCTTCCCGACCGGCCCCTCCTCCGCGTCACCTATCGGGCGACGCCCCTGGGCCTTTCCGCCATCCGCGCCCGCTTCGGCGTGGAGATCAACTGGGGGATGTCCGGCGGGGACAGTGACAAAGCCTACACGGTGTGGCCGGATGGGGAGCTGCGGCCCTTCGCGACCCTCGAGGAGCTCCCCCCATCGGAGGAGCTGGCCATCGTCCATGAATGGTGGGGGCGGATCCTGATCCGCCTGGATCGGCCGGCCCGCTGGTGGCAGTTCCCCGTGGAGGCCGTCTCCAACTCTGAGGCGGGCTTCGAGCGGGTCTATGAGGGAACCAGCCTGACCGCCCTCTGGGATCTGGAGCTCTCGCCGGGGGAGAGCTGGGAGGTCACGATGGAGTTCGAGCTGGCGTAGGCCGCCTCAGCGCATGCGCCGCAGGAGCTCCAGGGGGAGGAGGAACTTCTCGATCACCAGCTGGCGGAAGGTCAGAGGGGCGGACATCGGGATGAAGCCGAGGCGATACTGCACCATGAACAATCCGTTCCAGAGGACGAGGAGCAGCCCGACCGCCAGCGCCGGGCGAAGCCAGCCTCGGTCTCGCAGGGCCTCGAGCAAGGCCGAGAGCCCGAACACGAAGGCGGGCATCGCGCTCAGGAACATCCGCCCCCCGAAGGCGTCCCCCTGGGCCCAGTCGCGCCAGGCCCCGATCAGGTAGACCTGAGCGAGGAAGCCGGCGGCCAGCGCGAGGGCCAGGGGGCGATCCCGCCGTGCGGCCCACGCCAGCCCCAGCACGGCGAAGGCGTAGATGGGATGCCAGGTGAAGAGGCCGTGCCAGCTGGAGAACAAGACCTCCAGCATGCGCGGCGCGGTCCAGCGGAACAGCGGCCCCGTCGCCCCGTAAAGATAGCTGCTCCGCCGCAGATCTCCATACATCCACTCCCAGGCCAGGGCCTGGGGAAGGAAGACCAGGATGGCGGCCCCGGCGAAGGCGAGGGCGCGCGCCGGGAGCCCGCGCAGCGCCTCCCGGAGCGGCCGCCCGAGGAGCCGGTCCACGAAAGGGCCGATCAGGAAGACCGCGTCCGCCGGGCGCACCAGGAGCATCAGCCCTCCCGCCGCCCCCAGCCCGAGCCAGTCTCCCCCTCGATCCCGCGCCCGGGCGATCAGCCAGCAGCGGAAAAAGAGCGCGGCGGCGAACATGGCCGTCATGTGCGCCATGGACGGCTCGGCGACCATGTAGTAGACCGCGTTGCCGGCAAACCACAGGAGAACCACTGCAGCCCATGCCGCGGAGGGAGCGAACCAGCGGGCGGCGAGGCGATACAGCATCCAGAGGGCCATAAAGCCATACAGCATGCTGCCGAGCAACGTCACCCCCTCATAGAGCGGGCCGTAGCCATCCGCGGGCAGCGACGTCCCTCCGGCGCGCAGCGCCTGCGTCAGGCCGTGGGCGATGAGAAAGAAGGGGCTCCAGAGGAGGGCAGGGCCCATCGGATACGGGTTGGGGACCATCCCGGTGGGGCTGACCCGGGAGCGGGCTGGGTGATCGGGGGGCAGCGACCGCTCATACTGGTTCCGGAAGTCCAGATCGCCATCCAGAAGGAGCGAGGGGAGGTGAGCGTAATAGAAAGCCCCATCGGAGCCGATGAGATGGCCGTCGGCCCGGGGCAGCGGGATGGAGGCGATGAAGGTCAGCACGCACAGGGCGAAGAGGAGCAGGAGGCCCTGCTCCCGCCGGCGCTCCGCTTTCAGGGCATCGCTTCGGGAGAGGCCAGCGCCAGCCATAGCGCCTCCGCGGCGGCGACGTGTTGGCGCGCGTCGTAATGGGCCAGGGCGTAGATCCGCCCCTGGCGACCCAGGCGCTGCCGCAGTGCCCCGTCTTCCAGCAAGGAAAGGATCGCTTCGGCCAGGGCCTCCGGATCCCCCTCCGGGACCAGCCGACCGGCCACCCCATCGGGGACATACTCCGGGATCGCCCCGCTGCGGGTGGCGATGACCGGCACCCCGCAGGCCATCGCCTGCAGGTTGACCATCCCCACCTGCTCCGCCCACTTGCGGGTGGTCCGGGAGGGGCTGATCACGAGGTCGGCCGCCCGGAAATAAGGAGGGAGCTCCCGATGTCGCACCGGGCCCAGCATGCGCACCGCGCCGGCCCACGGCGGGCGCCGGCTGAACGCCTCCATCTCCGCCCGCAGGGGGCCGCCGCCGATCAGCACCAGGCAGGCCTGGGGGAAGCGGGCGCGAACCCGGGGGAAGGCCTGCATCAGGTCCCGCACCCCTTTCTCCTCCACCAGCCGCCCCACAAAGAGGAGGACCGGCCCGGGGCCGAAATCGGGCTCCCGACCGTCGCGCTCCGGGGTGAACCGCTCGGGATCCACGCCCCATGTCCCATACATCCGTCGCTCGGTTTTCCCTTCGAAAGGACCGATCCATCGCACGTTGGCGCGGG is drawn from Thermoflexus hugenholtzii and contains these coding sequences:
- a CDS encoding glycosyltransferase family 39 protein, which codes for MAGAGLSRSDALKAERRREQGLLLLFALCVLTFIASIPLPRADGHLIGSDGAFYYAHLPSLLLDGDLDFRNQYERSLPPDHPARSRVSPTGMVPNPYPMGPALLWSPFFLIAHGLTQALRAGGTSLPADGYGPLYEGVTLLGSMLYGFMALWMLYRLAARWFAPSAAWAAVVLLWFAGNAVYYMVAEPSMAHMTAMFAAALFFRCWLIARARDRGGDWLGLGAAGGLMLLVRPADAVFLIGPFVDRLLGRPLREALRGLPARALAFAGAAILVFLPQALAWEWMYGDLRRSSYLYGATGPLFRWTAPRMLEVLFSSWHGLFTWHPIYAFAVLGLAWAARRDRPLALALAAGFLAQVYLIGAWRDWAQGDAFGGRMFLSAMPAFVFGLSALLEALRDRGWLRPALAVGLLLVLWNGLFMVQYRLGFIPMSAPLTFRQLVIEKFLLPLELLRRMR
- a CDS encoding glycosyltransferase family 4 protein; this translates as MGRPRLAMVSEEIRGDLIEPLRWVTRVELLHFYRRASYGDLDPEALADPSLRRYRGPADLLRALARAHPDLLQGVDPFALRLMPILYTVFAVSRILGRPLLLVTLENRPLPIKYGQGARLLRPLLRPVFRWARRIVVLNEGARANVRWIGPFEGKTERRMYGTWGVDPERFTPERDGREPDFGPGPVLLFVGRLVEEKGVRDLMQAFPRVRARFPQACLVLIGGGPLRAEMEAFSRRPPWAGAVRMLGPVRHRELPPYFRAADLVISPSRTTRKWAEQVGMVNLQAMACGVPVIATRSGAIPEYVPDGVAGRLVPEGDPEALAEAILSLLEDGALRQRLGRQGRIYALAHYDARQHVAAAEALWLALASPEAMP